A single window of Eucalyptus grandis isolate ANBG69807.140 chromosome 1, ASM1654582v1, whole genome shotgun sequence DNA harbors:
- the LOC120288896 gene encoding disease resistance protein RUN1-like: MAAQLKVLNLLNCRSMRRTPDLSAFKSLEIFLLEGCWHLQEIHPSIGDIKTLVSLNVKSCKRLEELPVGVGRMEELSELILDHTNIKEIPISRGCLMKLEKLSASSCRRLAQLPESMGSLVSLTLLDISGTRIEGLPKSIGSLKELKTLDASNCAFLACIPSCIGHLASLQCLLLWGCSSLREIPDSIGKLESLAELHLARTAIAELPRSIGNLQNLRILDICRTHITELPGAIGMLTKLQDLRASGCKNLEGLPSNMGELVSLNKLNLEKSDITSLPESISKLSSVQNLSVRYCQKLRGLPELPFGITALRITCQSPALPQLSQLTLLKKLTLSDCPWLEYLPKLPIGLSMLSITRCGKLKAVTDLSNLKHLSELYLEECYELMEVTGLERLQSLRNLRIRECPNIPWLDGVESCDSSSSI, translated from the coding sequence aTGGCAGCCCAGCTCAAAGTTCTCAACCTTCTGAATTGTCGATCTATGAGAAGAACTCCTGATTTGTCTGCTTtcaaaagcttagaaatttttttgctggAAGGATGTTGGCATCTACAAGAGATTCATCCTTCTATTGGTGACATCAAGACCCTTGTCTCCTTGAATGTCAAGAGTTGTAAGAGATTGGAGGAGCTACCGGTTGGAGTAGGTAGAATGGAAGAATTGAGTGAGCTTATCTTAGATCATACTAATATAAAAGAGATTCCTATTTCGAGAGGTTGTTTGATGAAGCTGGAGAAACTAAGTGCCTCGTCTTGTAGACGACTAGCTCAACTTCCAGAATCCATGGGCTCTCTTGTGTCATTAACTCTGTTGGACATATCTGGGACACGGATTGAAGGCTTACCTAAAtccattggttctttgaaggAGCTCAAGACTCTTGATGCCTCTAATTGTGCATTCTTAGCTTGCATACCCAGCTGCATAGGCCATCTAGCATCTTTGCAGTGCTTGTTATTATGGGGATGCTCCTCGCTGAGAGAAATTCCCGATTCTATCGGAAAGTTGGAATCGTTGGCTGAACTACATTTAGCAAGGACAGCAATTGCAGAATTACCTAGAAGCATTGGGAATCTGCAGAACTTAAGGATCTTGGACATTTGTCGAACTCACATAACAGAATTGCCTGGTGCCATCGGAATGTTGACGAAACTCCAAGATTTGAGAGCTTCAGGATGCAAAAATCTAGAAGGACTACCTAGTAATATGGGCGAACTGGTTTCGCTAAACAAGCTTAATTTAGAGAAGTCGGACATTACAAGCTTGCCAGAAAGCATTTCTAAGCTGTCTTCTGTCCAAAACCTGAGTGTTCGATATTGCCAAAAGCTTCGAGGACTGCCAGAACTGCCCTTTGGCATAACTGCTCTACGTATCACCTGCCAGAGTCCAGCGTTGCCACAACTTTCCCAACTAACCCTTCTCAAGAAACTCACTCTTTCTGATTGCCCTTGGCTTGAATATCTTCCAAAGCTTCCCATTGGGCTATCAATGCTTTCTATTACACGTTGTGGAAAATTGAAAGCGGTGACGGATTTGTCGAACTTGAAGCACTTATCTGAATTGTATCTTGAGGAGTGCTACGAGCTAATGGAAGTCACCGGTCTAGAACGTTTACAATCTCTCCGTAACTTACGTATACGAGAATGCCCTAATATACCTTGGCTTGATGGTGTCGAATCCTGTGATTCTTCATCCTCAATATGA